A genomic region of Deltaproteobacteria bacterium contains the following coding sequences:
- a CDS encoding amidohydrolase family protein, with product MIIDAHAHYTTAPAKLQSFRARQIVSQARPRPAKLNIGDEELEQSMRGQFKRMDDTGIDRLLFSPQASAMGHHFGSELISRYWSEACNDLIARIAKLWPDRVSPVCQLPQSPGVSPRNWVEELDRCVRERGFIACNINPDVGGGREPLTPSLADEWWYPLWEKMVALDIPGTIHASASLHPAMHLTSSYYIGQHHNGAVELLSSRVFQDFPNLKLVIPHGGGAVPYQWNRHRGMHVMEGLEPFEEAARRVYWDMAIYDTEGMELLIKRVGSDRVLFATEMFGAVNAIDPQTGRNFEEVVPIFEAVPGLSDEDRYNITEGNAKRLYGLS from the coding sequence TTGATCATCGACGCCCACGCACACTACACCACGGCGCCCGCGAAGCTTCAGTCCTTTCGTGCACGGCAGATCGTCAGCCAGGCGCGGCCGCGGCCCGCGAAGCTCAACATCGGCGACGAAGAGCTGGAACAGTCCATGCGCGGCCAGTTCAAGCGCATGGACGACACCGGCATCGACCGGCTGCTGTTCTCGCCGCAGGCCTCGGCCATGGGGCACCATTTCGGGTCGGAGCTGATCAGCCGCTACTGGAGCGAGGCGTGCAACGACCTCATCGCGCGCATCGCCAAGCTGTGGCCGGACCGGGTCTCGCCCGTGTGCCAGCTTCCGCAGTCGCCCGGCGTCAGCCCCAGAAACTGGGTGGAGGAGCTGGACCGCTGCGTCCGGGAGCGGGGCTTCATCGCCTGCAACATCAACCCCGACGTGGGCGGCGGCCGGGAGCCCCTGACCCCGTCCCTGGCGGACGAGTGGTGGTACCCCCTCTGGGAGAAGATGGTGGCGCTCGACATCCCGGGCACCATCCACGCCAGCGCGTCGCTGCACCCGGCCATGCACTTGACCAGCTCCTACTACATCGGCCAGCACCACAACGGCGCGGTGGAGCTGCTCAGCTCGCGCGTGTTCCAGGACTTCCCGAACCTCAAGCTCGTCATCCCCCACGGCGGCGGCGCCGTCCCTTACCAGTGGAACCGCCACCGGGGCATGCACGTCATGGAGGGTCTGGAGCCCTTCGAGGAAGCCGCGCGCCGGGTCTACTGGGACATGGCCATCTACGACACCGAGGGCATGGAGCTGCTGATCAAGCGGGTCGGATCGGACCGCGTGCTCTTCGCCACCGAGATGTTCGGCGCGGTGAACGCCATCGACCCGCAGACGGGCCGCAACTTCGAGGAGGTGGTTCCGATCTTCGAGGCCGTCCCCGGCCTGAGCGACGAGGACCGC